In one window of Limnohabitans sp. MORI2 DNA:
- a CDS encoding DUF485 domain-containing protein, with the protein MSDPVISKIQSHPKYLELRAKRSGFGWFLTVLMLVVYYGYIALIAFNKPFLAQPTGAGVTTLGIPLGMGVIIFTIVITGIYVSRANSEYDTLTKEILEDATK; encoded by the coding sequence ATGAGTGATCCAGTGATCAGCAAGATCCAGAGCCACCCAAAGTACCTAGAACTGCGTGCCAAGCGCAGCGGCTTTGGCTGGTTCCTCACAGTGTTGATGTTGGTCGTGTACTACGGCTACATCGCATTGATTGCCTTTAACAAACCTTTCCTCGCACAACCCACCGGTGCTGGCGTGACAACGCTTGGCATTCCATTGGGCATGGGCGTGATCATCTTCACGATCGTGATCACTGGCATTTACGTCAGCCGCGCGAACAGCGAATACGACACGTTGACCAAGGAAATCTTGGAGGACGCTACCAAATGA